The Candidatus Sulfotelmatobacter sp. region GCACCAGAGCCAGTCCCAGAACCAGAAGGCGATTGCTGAGCGCGAAATCGACGACGCGCCGGATCATTGTTGCTCCCCTTTTATGCCGAAGCTGTTATGCCGATGTTGCAACGTGATGTCTTCGCCTGGCCGACACCACTCACCGCCCTCGTCCGGTCGCGAGGGTCAGCCTTATTTATCTTCTAAAGGGAACTTGGGCGGGAGGCACTCAATCGGCCTGAGAGTTAATCTTCCGGACGACGTTACAATCTTCCGGATAAATCGTTCGATTGGATTATGAAAACGGCCGATGGCGTGGGATAATTTGGCGGATTATTCCAAATGCATGCCTCACTTGGACTGGATCTGGGAACGGCGCAACCGGGTCCCTGTTCTGCTCGCCAGCAGTGCCATTCTTCTGGCAATCGCGGTTGTGGATTGGTGGACCAAACCTTACTTTTCTCTGGGCTTTCTGTACTTGTTCCCCATCATGCTCGCCGCCGGATTCCTGCCGCGTTGGGCGATCGCCCTGTTGGGGATCGCTTGCGCGTTGTTAAGCGAGCGTTTCAGCAACCTTGACCCCTCCGATGCCAACATCCGCCTGGGATTCGAAGCCCTAGCCCTGTGCGGCTGCGGACTTCTGACCTCAGAAGTTCTTCGCAATCGCCGCTTAAGCCTGGAGTCCCAGGAACGCATTCGCGTGCTGGTCGAAACCAGCCCCGCGGCCATCGTCACCGTCGATCAGCGTGGCTTCATCGAATTGGCCAACCGCGCTGCGGTGGATCTCATGGCTCCCCAGCATGGAGAATTGATCGGGCAGCCGATCGCCGCCTTCCTCCCCGAACTGCATCACGCGCTGCGCTGGGAAGAGGGCCCGCAGTTTCGCACTTCGATGCAGTGCCGCGGCCATCGGGGCACCGGAGAATCGTTCCTTGCCGAAGTCTGGTTCTCGACTTATAAGGAAGGCACGAAACCCAAGCTGGCGGCCATCGTCGCCGACGTGAGCGAAGAACAATCTGCCCTGGCCGGCCCGGGTTCGGCCACGTTGGATCAAACAGAACGCCCCTCCCTGAGCAGCCGCGAACTGGATGCCCTGCGCCTGGTGGTTCAGGGCTTAGCGAACAAGGAAATCGCCTCGCGCTTGGGAATCTCGGAGAGCGCCGTCAAGAATACCCTCCAGCAGCTTTTTGGCAAGACGGAAGTGCGTACCAGAAGCCAGTTGGTTCGCGTCGCGCTGGAACGCTATCGAGACCTGCTTTAGGCCCGCTCTGGCGCGTGCCGAAATTGACAAGCCGTCTGGCCTCGGGGATAATCCTTGCCACGAGCCGTGCCGTCCATCCCCCGTCGATTTCTGCTTTCGAACTAAGATCTCTCGGTCGGGCTCTCGCGTCTGCGAGGGCGAAAAAAGGGGGCTTTCTGAAGAGACTTCATTTCCCAAAAGTAGCGGCTGTCGTCTTCCTACTTTGTATCGCCGGCGCGACCCGGTTGCCCGCCCAATCCTTCACCACACTGCTGGACTTCGATCTCACTAACGGCGGCTGTGCGGATTACATGGGTCTCGTCCAGGCTACAGACGGGAACTTTTATGGGACAACGGCTTGTGGCGGCGTCGACGGCGATGGCACCGTTTTCAAAATCACCCCCAAAGGTGCGCTCACGACTCTGTACTCGTTCAGCGGTTCCGACGGTAAGTTTCCTACCGGCGGACTTATACAAGCGAGCGATGGGAACTTTTACGGAACCTGTTCCCAGGGAGGCGCTTTTGAGACCGGGACCGTCTTCAAAATCACTGCAGCCGGCGCATTGACTACGCTCAACTCTTTTGAGAATGCAGGTTCTGAACCCATAGCGGGGGTGGTGCAAGGCACCGACGGCAACTTCTACGGCGCGACCGTTTATGAGGGGACGTTTGGCTACGGTACGATCTTCAGAATGACTCCGGGCGGCACGCTGACCACTCTCCACAACTTCGACAATACCGATGGATGGCAGCCATACGGACGTTTGCTACAAGCGGCTGACGGGAACTTTTACGGCACCACACTCATGGGCGGTGGCAACGGAGGTGGAACCATCTTCAAGATCACTCCCAAGGGGGCCTTCACCGCACTTTACAACTTCTGCGCACAAAGCGGTTGTCCAGATGGCGAAAACCCCAATGCCGGTCTCATTCAGGCCGCTGACGGAAACCTCTACGGGACCACCTTCGGAGGCGGAAGCAATAGTGCCGATTGCGGCGGCGGTTGCGGCACGGTTTTCAAAATTAATTCCAGCGGCGTATTCACCAGCCTGCTCAGCTTCGACGGCACCCACGGCTCTCTGCCCTTTGCCGCACTTGTGCAAGCCACTGACGGAAACTTCTACGAGCCAACGCCTTCCGGCGGGACTACCGCCAACGGCACGATTGTAAAAATCACTCCCGACGGCGCTCTGAGCACCGTGCACAACTTTGACGGCAACGACGGCAACTGGGCTCAGGGACAACTCCTGCAAGCCACCGACGGTACGTTGTACGGGACCGCCACCTTAGGGGGAAACTTTACTGACGTTTGTCCGGCAGGGTGCGGCACGGTCTTCAGCTTGGGCGTGGGCCTCGGGCCGTTCGTCGAAACCCAGACCAGCTCTGGCAAGGTAGGAGCTAAGGTGATAATTCTGGGAAATAATCTGACCGGTTCGACCGGCGTTACCTTTAACGGCACTGCCGCAAAATTCACCGTCATCCGGAGTACCGAAATCAGCACCACCGTGCCAACCGGTGCGACCACCGGCAGAGTGGAAGTTACCACACCGAAGAGGACGCTCGGAAGCAACGCGATCTTTCGTGTAACGAAGTGATCCGCTAATTTCCGCATAAAAACAAGCCGCCCGATTTGCCCGGGCGGCTTGTTTCTTGGGCACGTGAGAAAGTCTAGACCTTCGCGGAAACTTCTTCCTTCACGGCATCGCGCGCCGCGTAATGCGAGTCGACGTACTCGTCGAGAATCTCAATGAATTCGGGCACGATGCGATCGCCCTTGAGCGTGGTGAATAGCCGCCCGTCGACATAGACGGGCGCTTTCGGCTCTTCGAACGTTCCCGGCAGCGAAATCCCGATGTTGGCGTGCTTCGATTCCCCTGGGCCGTTAACCACGCAGCCCATCACCGCCAGCTTCATCTCTTCCACGCCAACGTAGCGGCCTTTCCACGATGGCATCTGCTCGCGCAGATAACTCTGAATCTGCTCCGCCATTTCCTGGAAGAATGTGCTGGTGGTGCGTCCGCAACCCGGGCACGCCGTGACCTGCGGCGTAAAGCTGCGGATACCCATCGACTGCAAAATCTGCTGCGCCACGCGGACTTCTTCCGTGCGATCGCCATTCGGCGCAGGGGTCAGCGAAACGCGAATTGTGTCGCCGATCCCTTCCTGCAACACGACACCCATTGCGGCAGCCGACGCGACCACACCCTTCGCGCCCATGCCGGCTTCGGTCAGTCCCAAATGCAGCGGATATTCGCACCGTGCCGCCAGCGCGCGATAGACGTCAATCAGATCCTGGACTCCGCTGACCTTTGCGCTGAGAATAATCTGATCCGCGCGCAAGCCAAACTGCTGCGCCAGTTGCGCTGACGTCAGTGCGCTCACGACCATTGCTTCCATGGTCACTTCGCGTGCATCCTTCGGTTCGGCCAACCGCGAGTTCTCGTCCATCATGCGCGTCAGCAGCGCCTGGTCGAGCGAGCCCCAGTTCACGCCGATGCGCACCGGCTTCTGATACTTCACCGCGACTTCGATCATGGTGCGAAAATTCGAGTCGCCGGTTTTGCCGATGCTGGCGTTGCCGGGATTAATGCGATACTTGGCCAGATCGCGCGCGCACTCGGGGTACTTCGTCAGCAGCACGTGCCCGTTGTAGTGAAAGTCGCCAATGATGGGCACCCGGACGCCCTGCTGATCGAGTTGCTCAACGATGTGGGGCACCGCCGCGGCTGCCTCGTCGTTATTCACCGTGACTCGCACCAGCTCCGACCCGGCTCGCGCGAGAGCCGCAACCTGCTGAACCGTGCCGGGAATATCGGCGGTGTCCGTATTGGTCATGGACTGCACTACAATGGGTGCATCCGAGCCAACGCGCACGCCTCCGACCAGCGCCGTAACGGTCTTTCTCCGTTGAATATTTGCCATATGGGAACTTCTATTTTAACCGATTTTTCCGGTTGCGGTGTGCATCCGGGGGCTTCGCCGGGTCAGCCGAAGAGTTCGCTATGGGAACCCCGCGGTCAAGGCGCGGAGCATCGGCCGGCTGAACCAGCGAGAATGGAGAATTCCCTAAACTTGCGCCGATGCCCTAAACTCGCGTCGACGGCGACGAAGGCGCGTTCTTTATGCGATCGGATTTAAGATCCAGCAAGGCGTTGAGCTGGACCACGTATTTCGAAAATTCCCGTAAGTCTTCCTCGACCGCGAGCCTCTGACAGAGGATGAACATCTGTTCTCTTTCGTCAGGCGTCATCTGCCCCCCGAATCCGCATGAACAGACTGCTTAGAGTTGTGATGTTTGTACCACAAAAGCTCGCGGGGAACTAGAGCCTGATTTTGCACAGAGATGGGCGTTGGCGGCCGCTAAGGCAGTCGATCGGCCAAGCCTGGAATCGTCTTTAGCAGGTCGTTATAGATGACCATGGCCGCGAACACTAACAGGAAGACGAAAGCAGCCTGGTACACGCGCTCCTTGATGTGCATGCTGATGTCGCGCCGCATCAGGCCTTCGATCAGCAGGAACAGGATCACGCCGCCATCCAGGATGGGAATGGGCAACAGATTGAAGATGCCGAGATTCAGGCTGATGGCCGCGGTCAAGCCCATGAGCGGGGTCCAGCCCTTGCTGCGGGCGGCTTCGCCGGCGGCCTGGCCAATCCGGATCGGGCCTTCGATGGAGCGCAGCATCTTGCCGTGCACCATCTTTTTGACCAGTTCCAGAATCAGCAACGCGTTCTCGCCATTCTTGTGGAAGGATAAGCTCAGAGCCGCCGCGAAGGGGAGCGTCTTCACCTTCATCTGCTCGGTGCCAATGCCGATGCGATAACGTTTTTCCAACAGCACAGGTTGCAGCGTAAAAGATTTTTGCTCGCCTTTGCGCAGCACGGTCAGCGTAATCGGCTTGTCTTTGGTGATGGCGAGGCTCTCGATCATCTCCGCCAAGGCGGAGACGGGCTTGCCGTCGAGCGCGATGATCTTGTCGCCTTCCTTCAGGCCAGCCTTCTGTGCCGGCATGTCGTCTTGCAGGTCGGTGATGGTGACGGTGTCTTCCTTCGGCGCCCAACCCGCGTATCCAATCTCGTCAAGGCCCATCGGCTCCGGGACCACGGTTTTTTCGAGAGACTTGCCATTGCGTTCCACGTCCACCACGAGTGGCTGTCCGGGGTTCATCGCCTGTTTCAGATCTACCTGCTCCCAGGTGGGATTCTGCACATCGTCAATGCGCGTGATGCGGTCGCCGACCTGGAATCCGGCCTTGGCGGCGGGCGTATCTTTGGCTACCCAGCCGATCACCGGCGCGTCGTCGTACACGGCGGGATATTCATAGTGCACCATGTAGACGGTGGTGAGCAGGACAATCGCCAGCAGAATGTTCATGGTCGGCCCGGCAATCGCGATCAGAAAGCGATGCCAGCGCGAGTGATTCATGAACTCGCGGGGATCGTCGGAACGCTGGTCCATGGGGTTTTCGCCGCTCATCTTGACGTAGCCGCCCAGTGGAATGGCGTTGATGCGATAGTCGGTCTCGCCCCTGCGAAAGCCGATCAGCCGCGTGCCAAATCCGATGGCAAACTGCTCCACCCGTACTCCCAGCCACTTGGCCACGGCATAATGGCCAAACTCGTGAATCAGGATCATGAAGCCCAAAACCGGGATGATGTACAGGTAGTAGAGATTCGAGAGTTCAAACATATAAAGGAAATTTCCTCACCGACTGGTTAGATTCCGAAATCACGCAAAAGATGTTGCTCGGGGCCGTTGACTTTTCTTTACATCTGCGATCCGCTGATTGGCACATCGGCGGGCTTCGGCATCGGCTTCAAGAACGTTCACAACCGATGCCAGTTTTACTGAAATTGTCGCCGTCAGAACATCTTCGATGATCCTGGGAATGTCGTTAAAGCCAATGGCGCCTTCCAGAAATGCCGCGACCGCCACTTCGTCGGCTGCGTTCAGGGCTACGGTTTTTGCGCCCCCCGCCTCCGCCGCTTCATAGGCTAAACGCAAACAAGGGAATTTTTTCAGGTCCGGAGGGCAAAAGTCCAGATGACGCAAGTCACCCAGATTAAAGCGCATATCCGATTGAATCCGTTCGGGATATGTTAAGGCGTAGAGGATCGGCAGCCGCATGTCTGTTACTGAAACTTGAGCAAGTATGCTGCCATCCACGAACTCTACCAGGGAATGAATTGTCGACTGCGGGTGGACAATGACGTCCACTTTGGCCGGCGGCATGTGAAACAATCTGCACGCCTCGATCACCTCGAAGCCCTTGTTCATCAATGTCGCCGAATCGACGGTGATGCGCCGCCCCATCTTCCAGGTGGGATGGTTCAGCGCCTGCTCTACGGTGATCGATGCGAACTCGGAATGCGGCGTGTTTAGGAATGGTCCGCCGGAAGCGGTGAGCCAGATCCTGTCGACCTCGTCCATGCGTCCGCCGCGCAGGCATTGATGCACGGCGTTATGCTCACTGTCGATGGGCAGCAGCGGCTTGCCTTGTTTGCGGGCCTCAGCGGTGATGAGCTCTCCGGCGGCGACGAGGCATTCTTTATTCGCTAAACCAACAGCTTTTCCGGCGCGCACCGCTTCGAAAGTCGCTTCGAGTCCTGCCACACCGACGATGGCGCTGACTACGAAATCGACATTCGCGTGCGTCGCGACTCGGACCGCGCCGGCTGCGCCGTGTGCGACCTCGATCTCGCTGAGGCCTTCTTTTTTTAGGCGAGTGCGTAGAGCATCTGCATCTTTTTCAGCGGCGAGCGAGATTACTCGCGGTCGCCATCGCCGCGCCTGCTCGAATGCCGCTTCGAGATTGGATCCGGCGGCCAGCGTTACGATCTGAAAGCGGTCGGGATAAGACTCGGCGACACTCAGCGTGCTGCGGCCGATGGAGCCGGTGGAACCCAGGATGGCGATGCGTTTCATGAATATTTCAGGCGGTTAGGGAAGAGCGACACAGCCTTCTTATTTTACGCGTTTTCGGGCGTGTGCTGTTGAAGAGGGTGGCAGCTTACTGCATCACGCGCCAGGCCGTATAAAACCACAGCACTGGGGCGGCGAAGAGCAGGGCGTCGATGCGGTCGAACATGCCGCCGTGGCCGGGCAGAATCGCTCCGGAATCTTTCACGCCTGCGCCGCGCTTGATGAGCGACTCGACCAGATCGCCGAGTTGTGCGGCGATGTTTAGTACGATCGTCAGCAGAATGATTGGCGCCATCGCTGGCTGCTCCAGGCCGAACAGGCCGTCGCGGCGCTCGATCAGGCCGATGCGCAGCAGTGCTGAACTCAGTGGGAGCGCATAGTGAAAGAGCAACCATCCCACGGCGAGGCTGCCAGCGAGCGACCCAGCGGCGCCTTCCCACGTTTTCTTGGGACTGACGCGCGGCGACATCAAATGGCGGCCAATCGATTTGCCGACGAAATAAGCGGTGATGTCTCCCGCCCAAACCACCAGCAACAAATACAGCAGAAAAAACGCGCCTGCCCACTGCTGGCGCAGTTGCACCAGCATCGCCATTGGTAGGGCGATATAGACGAAGGCGAACGCCGAGGCTGCGGCTGCTGGATATCCGCTGCTCAAGTCTTCGCGTTGCATCGCGATCGTCAGAAAAATAAAGGGCACGATGGCCGCTCCGAATCCCACGCAGTAAACAAAGATTGCCGTGGACAGCAGCGGCTTTTCATTCCCCACGGGAAAGCCGAGCAGAAGAAAAAACATCGCGACGAAAATATAAGTGGGCAGCCGCAGCGGCTTCACGCCGTAGGATTCCGTGAGCTTCAGAAATTCATGAATCGTGAGCATCGCCACAACGGCTGCGACGATTGCCAGAATGGGCACCGGCGCTCGCAAAATGAGCACCAGCACAATCGGAATGAGGACGAGCGCAGTCGCAATGCGTGTTAGCAAGGGAAGTATCTTTGCACGAAACTGAGAATTTAACCACAGAGGGCGCAGAGGCACAGAAAGGACGTCATTTTTCCTCTGTGCCTCTCTGTGTTCTCTGTGGTTAAGATTTTGTACTGGACTCGATCAGCGCGTGCCCGTCGGCATGATTCGAATCATGGTGATTCAGCCCGCCGTAGCGGCGTTCGCGCTTTTGGTATTCGGCGATGCCTTCGAGCAGGTGCGTGCCGCGGAAGTCAGGCCAGAGCGTGGGCGTCACGTAAATCTCGGCATAAGCGAGTTGCCATAGCAGGAA contains the following coding sequences:
- a CDS encoding phosphatidate cytidylyltransferase, producing MLTRIATALVLIPIVLVLILRAPVPILAIVAAVVAMLTIHEFLKLTESYGVKPLRLPTYIFVAMFFLLLGFPVGNEKPLLSTAIFVYCVGFGAAIVPFIFLTIAMQREDLSSGYPAAAASAFAFVYIALPMAMLVQLRQQWAGAFFLLYLLLVVWAGDITAYFVGKSIGRHLMSPRVSPKKTWEGAAGSLAGSLAVGWLLFHYALPLSSALLRIGLIERRDGLFGLEQPAMAPIILLTIVLNIAAQLGDLVESLIKRGAGVKDSGAILPGHGGMFDRIDALLFAAPVLWFYTAWRVMQ
- a CDS encoding LuxR C-terminal-related transcriptional regulator, encoding MPHLDWIWERRNRVPVLLASSAILLAIAVVDWWTKPYFSLGFLYLFPIMLAAGFLPRWAIALLGIACALLSERFSNLDPSDANIRLGFEALALCGCGLLTSEVLRNRRLSLESQERIRVLVETSPAAIVTVDQRGFIELANRAAVDLMAPQHGELIGQPIAAFLPELHHALRWEEGPQFRTSMQCRGHRGTGESFLAEVWFSTYKEGTKPKLAAIVADVSEEQSALAGPGSATLDQTERPSLSSRELDALRLVVQGLANKEIASRLGISESAVKNTLQQLFGKTEVRTRSQLVRVALERYRDLL
- the rseP gene encoding RIP metalloprotease RseP, with amino-acid sequence MFELSNLYYLYIIPVLGFMILIHEFGHYAVAKWLGVRVEQFAIGFGTRLIGFRRGETDYRINAIPLGGYVKMSGENPMDQRSDDPREFMNHSRWHRFLIAIAGPTMNILLAIVLLTTVYMVHYEYPAVYDDAPVIGWVAKDTPAAKAGFQVGDRITRIDDVQNPTWEQVDLKQAMNPGQPLVVDVERNGKSLEKTVVPEPMGLDEIGYAGWAPKEDTVTITDLQDDMPAQKAGLKEGDKIIALDGKPVSALAEMIESLAITKDKPITLTVLRKGEQKSFTLQPVLLEKRYRIGIGTEQMKVKTLPFAAALSLSFHKNGENALLILELVKKMVHGKMLRSIEGPIRIGQAAGEAARSKGWTPLMGLTAAISLNLGIFNLLPIPILDGGVILFLLIEGLMRRDISMHIKERVYQAAFVFLLVFAAMVIYNDLLKTIPGLADRLP
- a CDS encoding choice-of-anchor tandem repeat GloVer-containing protein encodes the protein MPAQSFTTLLDFDLTNGGCADYMGLVQATDGNFYGTTACGGVDGDGTVFKITPKGALTTLYSFSGSDGKFPTGGLIQASDGNFYGTCSQGGAFETGTVFKITAAGALTTLNSFENAGSEPIAGVVQGTDGNFYGATVYEGTFGYGTIFRMTPGGTLTTLHNFDNTDGWQPYGRLLQAADGNFYGTTLMGGGNGGGTIFKITPKGAFTALYNFCAQSGCPDGENPNAGLIQAADGNLYGTTFGGGSNSADCGGGCGTVFKINSSGVFTSLLSFDGTHGSLPFAALVQATDGNFYEPTPSGGTTANGTIVKITPDGALSTVHNFDGNDGNWAQGQLLQATDGTLYGTATLGGNFTDVCPAGCGTVFSLGVGLGPFVETQTSSGKVGAKVIILGNNLTGSTGVTFNGTAAKFTVIRSTEISTTVPTGATTGRVEVTTPKRTLGSNAIFRVTK
- a CDS encoding 1-deoxy-D-xylulose-5-phosphate reductoisomerase; translated protein: MKRIAILGSTGSIGRSTLSVAESYPDRFQIVTLAAGSNLEAAFEQARRWRPRVISLAAEKDADALRTRLKKEGLSEIEVAHGAAGAVRVATHANVDFVVSAIVGVAGLEATFEAVRAGKAVGLANKECLVAAGELITAEARKQGKPLLPIDSEHNAVHQCLRGGRMDEVDRIWLTASGGPFLNTPHSEFASITVEQALNHPTWKMGRRITVDSATLMNKGFEVIEACRLFHMPPAKVDVIVHPQSTIHSLVEFVDGSILAQVSVTDMRLPILYALTYPERIQSDMRFNLGDLRHLDFCPPDLKKFPCLRLAYEAAEAGGAKTVALNAADEVAVAAFLEGAIGFNDIPRIIEDVLTATISVKLASVVNVLEADAEARRCANQRIADVKKSQRPRATSFA
- the ispG gene encoding flavodoxin-dependent (E)-4-hydroxy-3-methylbut-2-enyl-diphosphate synthase produces the protein MANIQRRKTVTALVGGVRVGSDAPIVVQSMTNTDTADIPGTVQQVAALARAGSELVRVTVNNDEAAAAVPHIVEQLDQQGVRVPIIGDFHYNGHVLLTKYPECARDLAKYRINPGNASIGKTGDSNFRTMIEVAVKYQKPVRIGVNWGSLDQALLTRMMDENSRLAEPKDAREVTMEAMVVSALTSAQLAQQFGLRADQIILSAKVSGVQDLIDVYRALAARCEYPLHLGLTEAGMGAKGVVASAAAMGVVLQEGIGDTIRVSLTPAPNGDRTEEVRVAQQILQSMGIRSFTPQVTACPGCGRTTSTFFQEMAEQIQSYLREQMPSWKGRYVGVEEMKLAVMGCVVNGPGESKHANIGISLPGTFEEPKAPVYVDGRLFTTLKGDRIVPEFIEILDEYVDSHYAARDAVKEEVSAKV